One window from the genome of Vibrio vulnificus NBRC 15645 = ATCC 27562 encodes:
- the seqA gene encoding replication initiation negative regulator SeqA yields MKTIEVDEDLYRYIASQTQHIGESASDILRRLLNVDGRQTVAPITIEPKGIVVSKDAGKDTQLDGVKEMRSLLISDEFASLKKAIDRFMLVLSTLHRINPESFTQATKVKGRKRVYFADNEATLLENGNTTKPKSIPGTGFWVITNNNTSRKRQMVEQVMVHMEFQPDLIEKVTGSI; encoded by the coding sequence ATGAAAACAATTGAGGTTGATGAGGATCTATACCGTTACATTGCTAGTCAAACCCAGCATATTGGCGAAAGTGCATCGGATATTTTGCGCCGCCTATTGAATGTGGATGGACGTCAGACTGTTGCCCCTATTACGATAGAACCGAAAGGCATCGTAGTAAGCAAAGATGCAGGCAAAGACACTCAACTTGATGGCGTAAAAGAGATGCGCTCACTATTAATTTCTGATGAGTTTGCCTCATTAAAGAAAGCCATCGATCGATTTATGCTTGTGCTGAGCACGCTACATCGCATCAACCCTGAGTCGTTTACTCAAGCGACAAAAGTGAAAGGTCGTAAGCGTGTTTATTTCGCCGACAATGAGGCGACATTGCTAGAAAATGGCAATACGACAAAACCAAAATCCATTCCAGGCACGGGTTTTTGGGTGATTACCAACAATAACACCAGCCGAAAAAGGCAGATGGTGGAACAGGTGATGGTACATATGGAATTCCAGCCTGATTTAATTGAAAAAGTAACAGGTTCAATTTAA
- a CDS encoding alpha/beta fold hydrolase: MSALLNYKLEGDGQAIVLLHGLFGSLSNLGLLARDLSQDHRVISLDLRNHGLSFKSQQHDYKLMAQDVIDTLSTLGIDKAIVIGHSMGGKVAMKMANLAPNLVTQLIVLDMAPVAYQQRRHDNVFNGLRAVMEQKPTSRHEALQLLAHHIELDGVRQFLAKSLYKEGNHLAWRFNVGALIANYDSILGWIPIEQTNIPTLFVKGGDSDYLTTEHQSLVQQQFSRAKAHVIAGTGHWLHAEKPAEVLRAIRKFISS; the protein is encoded by the coding sequence ATGTCAGCATTGCTCAATTACAAACTCGAAGGTGACGGTCAAGCCATTGTTTTGCTACACGGCTTGTTCGGCAGTTTAAGTAACTTAGGTCTACTCGCACGAGATCTCTCACAAGATCATCGTGTCATCAGCTTAGACCTCCGTAACCATGGCTTATCTTTTAAGTCTCAACAACACGATTACAAGCTCATGGCTCAAGATGTTATCGACACGCTAAGCACATTAGGTATCGATAAAGCGATTGTCATCGGCCATTCAATGGGTGGAAAAGTCGCGATGAAAATGGCCAATCTCGCGCCTAATCTCGTCACTCAGTTGATCGTGTTAGACATGGCCCCCGTCGCGTACCAACAAAGGCGTCATGATAATGTTTTTAACGGACTGCGCGCGGTGATGGAACAGAAGCCAACATCACGCCATGAGGCGTTGCAATTACTCGCGCACCACATTGAACTCGATGGCGTTCGACAGTTTCTTGCCAAGTCATTGTACAAAGAAGGCAATCATTTGGCATGGCGATTCAATGTCGGCGCCCTGATCGCTAACTACGATTCAATATTAGGTTGGATACCGATAGAGCAGACCAACATTCCCACCTTGTTTGTCAAAGGAGGCGATTCTGACTATTTGACGACAGAGCATCAAAGCTTGGTTCAGCAGCAGTTTAGTCGAGCAAAAGCGCACGTTATCGCTGGTACTGGGCATTGGCTACACGCTGAAAAACCAGCAGAAGTTCTTCGTGCGATCAGAAAATTCATTTCTAGTTAA
- a CDS encoding DUF2788 domain-containing protein: MLYDYMNMLESIGLDLLFASIFFLIGMAIKDVLNQGNVPVFGRRIVWLVLFLGCAGFIAKGIIQLSWEGTGLG; the protein is encoded by the coding sequence ATGCTCTACGACTACATGAACATGCTGGAATCGATTGGACTCGATCTTCTTTTTGCGTCTATCTTCTTTCTTATTGGTATGGCGATAAAAGACGTATTAAACCAGGGAAATGTTCCGGTATTTGGTCGTCGTATTGTGTGGCTAGTGCTCTTCCTTGGCTGTGCCGGTTTTATCGCAAAAGGTATTATTCAGCTTAGCTGGGAAGGCACAGGGCTGGGTTAA
- the fldA gene encoding flavodoxin FldA has product MASVGIFFGSDTGNTEAVAKMIQKQLGKKLVHVQDIAKSSKEDIDNFDLLLLGIPTWYYGEAQCDWDDFFPELEKIDFSTKLVAIFGCGDQEDYAEYFCDAMGTVRDIVEAKGGTILGHTSTESYEFEASKALVAGDDSLFVGLCIDEDRQPELTEERVKNWVEQIYEEMCLAELED; this is encoded by the coding sequence ATGGCAAGTGTAGGTATCTTCTTCGGCAGCGACACAGGCAACACCGAAGCCGTTGCTAAGATGATTCAAAAGCAACTAGGTAAAAAACTCGTTCACGTACAAGACATCGCAAAAAGTAGTAAAGAAGATATCGACAACTTCGACCTGCTGCTTTTAGGCATCCCAACTTGGTACTACGGTGAAGCTCAGTGTGATTGGGATGACTTTTTCCCAGAGTTAGAGAAAATCGATTTCTCGACTAAACTAGTGGCCATTTTTGGTTGTGGCGACCAAGAGGACTACGCAGAATATTTCTGTGACGCAATGGGCACAGTTCGCGATATCGTAGAAGCAAAAGGTGGCACCATCCTAGGTCACACTTCAACTGAGAGCTATGAGTTTGAAGCGTCAAAAGCCTTAGTTGCTGGTGATGACAGCCTATTCGTCGGTTTATGCATTGATGAAGATCGCCAACCAGAACTCACTGAAGAGCGTGTGAAAAACTGGGTTGAACAAATCTACGAAGAAATGTGCCTAGCAGAGCTTGAAGACTAA
- a CDS encoding DUF4442 domain-containing protein yields MNKQLAKIYKPGMVKFALNIWPPFWGAGIRILRISDDFRTVEMRLKLRWWNKNANRTQYGGSIFSLTDPVYSLMLMGILGEEYYVWDKEASINFIQPGKSDLFAKFEICQSVLDEIYSVTKRGEKCFPEFVIHVKDAQGNVVSEVQRKLYVRKKPQYREEVIVTN; encoded by the coding sequence ATGAACAAGCAACTCGCGAAGATCTACAAACCGGGAATGGTTAAGTTCGCTTTAAACATTTGGCCTCCATTTTGGGGGGCGGGAATTCGCATTTTACGTATAAGTGATGATTTCCGTACGGTTGAAATGAGACTGAAATTGCGTTGGTGGAACAAAAACGCCAATCGTACTCAGTATGGCGGGAGTATTTTCTCTTTAACGGATCCAGTTTATTCATTAATGCTGATGGGGATCTTGGGGGAGGAGTACTATGTCTGGGACAAGGAAGCGAGCATTAACTTTATTCAACCTGGAAAAAGTGATCTCTTTGCTAAGTTTGAGATCTGCCAATCGGTGTTAGATGAGATTTACTCCGTGACCAAGAGAGGGGAGAAGTGCTTTCCTGAGTTTGTCATCCATGTCAAAGATGCACAAGGGAATGTGGTTTCGGAAGTTCAGCGTAAGCTGTATGTACGCAAAAAACCGCAATATCGAGAAGAAGTTATCGTGACAAACTAA
- the fcrX gene encoding ferric iron uptake transcriptional regulator FcrX encodes MSDNNQALKDAGLKVTLPRLKILEVLQQPDCQHISAEDLYKKLIDLGEEIGLATVYRVLNQFDDAGIVTRHHFEGGKSVFELSTQHHHDHLVCLDCGEVIEFSDDIIEERQKEIAAAYNVQLTNHSLYLYGKCGDGSCKGNPDAHKRKS; translated from the coding sequence ATGTCAGACAATAACCAAGCGCTAAAGGATGCTGGTCTTAAAGTTACCCTTCCAAGGCTGAAAATTTTAGAAGTACTACAGCAACCGGATTGCCAACACATCAGTGCTGAAGACCTTTATAAGAAGCTGATTGATCTTGGCGAAGAGATTGGCCTTGCGACAGTATATCGAGTGTTGAACCAGTTTGATGATGCCGGTATTGTTACTCGCCACCACTTTGAAGGCGGTAAATCGGTATTTGAACTTTCAACTCAACATCACCATGATCACCTAGTTTGTCTCGACTGCGGTGAAGTTATTGAGTTTTCGGATGACATTATTGAAGAGCGCCAAAAAGAAATCGCCGCCGCTTATAATGTTCAACTGACAAACCACAGCCTCTACCTTTACGGCAAGTGTGGCGATGGCTCATGCAAAGGTAATCCAGACGCGCATAAACGTAAGAGCTGA
- the glnS gene encoding glutamine--tRNA ligase, which translates to MSEADARPSNFIRQIIDKDLADGKHTSVHTRFPPEPNGYLHIGHAKSICLNFGIAQDYQGKCNLRFDDTNPEKEDIEYVESIKNDVSWLGFEWDDEICYSSNYFDKLYEYAVELINKGLAYVDELSPEQIREYRGTLTAPGKPSPYRDRSAEENLALFEKMRDGGFEEGKACLRAKIDMASSFIVMRDPVLYRVRFASHHQTGDKWCIYPMYDFTHCISDALEGITHSICTLEFMDNRRLYDWVLDNITIDCRPHQYEFSRLNLEYTVMSKRKLNQLVTEKLVNGWDDPRMPTISGLRRRGFTPASIREFCKRIGVTKQENMIEFSSLESCIRDDLNENAPRAMAVLDPVKLVIENFPAGELENLTVANHPNKPEMGEREVPFSREIWIEREDFREEANKKYKRLVLGSEVRLRGAYVIKAERVEKDDEGNITTIFCTYDSETLGVNPADGRKVRGVIHWVSADKGVPAEIRLYDRLFTVPNPAAADDFASTINPDSLTVMNGFVEPSLVEAEAEKGYQFERMGYFCADSKDSSKEHLVFNRTVGLRDTWAKIEAK; encoded by the coding sequence ATGAGTGAAGCTGATGCTCGTCCATCAAACTTTATTCGTCAGATCATTGATAAAGATCTGGCGGATGGCAAACACACGAGTGTGCATACACGATTCCCACCGGAGCCAAACGGCTACCTACACATCGGCCATGCAAAATCGATCTGTTTGAACTTTGGTATTGCTCAGGACTATCAGGGTAAGTGTAATCTTCGTTTCGACGATACCAACCCTGAGAAAGAAGACATCGAATACGTTGAGTCGATCAAAAATGATGTGAGCTGGTTAGGCTTTGAATGGGATGATGAGATCTGTTACTCATCGAACTATTTCGACAAGCTTTACGAGTATGCAGTGGAACTGATTAACAAAGGCTTAGCGTACGTTGATGAGCTAAGTCCAGAGCAGATCCGTGAGTACCGTGGTACGTTGACTGCGCCAGGTAAGCCTAGCCCTTATCGCGATCGTTCTGCGGAAGAAAACCTTGCGCTGTTTGAAAAAATGCGCGATGGCGGTTTTGAAGAAGGTAAAGCGTGTCTTCGTGCGAAGATTGACATGGCGTCGTCGTTCATTGTTATGCGCGATCCTGTTCTTTACCGCGTGCGTTTTGCGTCTCACCACCAGACTGGTGACAAATGGTGCATTTACCCAATGTACGACTTTACGCACTGTATTTCAGATGCGTTAGAAGGCATTACGCACTCAATTTGTACTCTTGAGTTTATGGACAACCGTCGCTTGTACGATTGGGTTCTCGACAACATCACTATTGATTGCCGTCCTCATCAATACGAGTTCAGCCGTCTGAACCTTGAATACACGGTGATGTCTAAGCGTAAGCTCAACCAGTTGGTGACTGAGAAGTTGGTTAATGGTTGGGATGACCCACGTATGCCGACTATCTCTGGTTTACGCCGTCGCGGTTTTACACCAGCATCAATTCGCGAGTTTTGTAAGCGTATCGGTGTGACGAAGCAAGAAAACATGATCGAGTTTAGTTCATTGGAATCTTGCATCCGTGATGATTTGAATGAAAATGCCCCTCGCGCGATGGCGGTGTTGGATCCGGTTAAGCTAGTGATTGAAAACTTCCCGGCAGGCGAACTAGAAAATCTGACGGTTGCTAACCATCCAAATAAACCAGAAATGGGTGAGCGTGAAGTGCCGTTTAGCCGTGAAATCTGGATCGAGCGTGAAGATTTCCGCGAAGAAGCAAACAAGAAGTACAAACGCTTGGTTCTTGGCAGCGAAGTGCGTCTGCGTGGCGCGTATGTGATTAAAGCTGAGCGTGTTGAGAAAGACGACGAAGGTAATATCACGACCATCTTCTGTACTTACGATTCAGAGACTTTGGGTGTTAACCCTGCGGATGGCCGTAAAGTACGTGGTGTGATTCATTGGGTATCGGCGGATAAAGGTGTTCCTGCTGAAATTCGTCTATACGATCGTCTGTTCACGGTACCAAATCCTGCAGCGGCAGATGATTTTGCTTCAACCATCAATCCGGACTCTTTGACGGTGATGAATGGCTTTGTTGAGCCAAGCTTAGTGGAAGCAGAAGCTGAAAAAGGCTATCAGTTTGAGCGTATGGGTTACTTCTGTGCGGATTCTAAAGACTCCTCTAAAGAGCATTTGGTTTTCAACCGCACTGTAGGTCTACGTGATACTTGGGCGAAGATTGAAGCGAAATAA
- the nagE gene encoding N-acetylglucosamine-specific PTS transporter subunit IIBC, which yields MNILGYAQKLGKALMLPIATLPVAALLLRLGQGDLLDIPFMAQAGGAIFGQLPLLFGLGIAIGLSKDGQGAAGLAGAVAYFVLTATATTIDASINMSFFGGIIGGIIAGHSYNAFHATRLPEWLAFFSGKRLVPIMAGLFSLVAGAVAGVVWPSIQGGLDALAHAVSTSGAVGQFVYGTLNRALIPVGLHHVLNSYFWFGMGTCQEILVTGAQSAGQALPALQQLCVDPALAKTLVAGQTHTFEFANAVTPEITATVKEVTETVKSGDLHRFFGGDKGAGVFMNGFFPVMMFGLPGAALAMYLAAPAEKRSQVGGALFSVAFCSFLTGITEPLEFMFVFLAPALYALHAVFTGLALVVANMFGTLHGFGFSAGLIDFLLNWGLATKPFVLLLIGLAFGALYFFTFFFAIRAFNLKSPGREDDDSETTAPSGDAKSGDLARQYLKALGGHENLTSIDACITRLRLTLKDRSVADEAVLKKLGAKGVVKLGENNLQVILGPLAEIVAGEMKAIGVNEDLSEVKLP from the coding sequence GTGAATATTCTTGGATACGCGCAAAAGTTAGGTAAAGCACTTATGCTTCCTATCGCAACGCTACCAGTTGCGGCGCTCTTACTACGTTTGGGTCAAGGTGACCTGTTGGATATCCCATTCATGGCGCAAGCTGGTGGTGCTATCTTTGGTCAACTTCCTCTTCTTTTCGGTCTTGGTATTGCGATTGGTCTTTCTAAAGACGGTCAAGGTGCTGCAGGTCTAGCAGGTGCAGTGGCGTACTTTGTACTAACTGCAACGGCAACAACAATTGATGCTTCTATCAACATGTCGTTCTTCGGCGGTATCATCGGTGGTATCATTGCTGGTCACTCATACAACGCTTTCCATGCTACACGTCTTCCTGAGTGGTTGGCATTCTTCTCTGGCAAACGTCTAGTGCCTATTATGGCAGGTCTATTCTCACTGGTTGCTGGTGCAGTTGCTGGTGTGGTTTGGCCTTCAATCCAAGGCGGTCTTGATGCTCTAGCACACGCTGTATCGACTTCTGGTGCTGTAGGTCAATTCGTTTACGGTACTCTAAACCGTGCACTAATTCCTGTTGGTCTTCACCACGTTCTTAACTCATACTTCTGGTTTGGTATGGGTACGTGTCAAGAGATCCTAGTAACAGGTGCTCAATCAGCTGGTCAAGCTCTACCTGCTCTACAACAGCTTTGTGTAGACCCAGCACTAGCGAAAACTCTTGTTGCTGGTCAAACTCACACATTTGAGTTTGCTAACGCTGTAACTCCTGAAATCACAGCAACAGTGAAAGAAGTAACTGAAACAGTGAAATCTGGTGACCTACACCGCTTCTTCGGTGGTGACAAAGGCGCTGGCGTATTCATGAACGGCTTCTTCCCTGTGATGATGTTTGGTCTACCAGGTGCTGCTCTAGCGATGTACCTAGCAGCTCCAGCAGAAAAACGTAGCCAAGTTGGTGGTGCACTGTTCTCTGTCGCGTTCTGTTCATTCCTAACCGGTATCACAGAACCACTAGAATTCATGTTCGTGTTCCTAGCTCCAGCACTATACGCTCTACACGCTGTGTTCACTGGTCTAGCACTAGTTGTAGCAAACATGTTCGGCACACTACATGGCTTTGGTTTCTCAGCAGGTCTAATCGACTTCCTATTGAACTGGGGTCTAGCAACTAAGCCATTCGTACTGCTACTAATCGGTCTAGCTTTCGGTGCTCTATACTTCTTCACTTTCTTCTTCGCAATCCGCGCATTCAACCTGAAATCGCCAGGTCGTGAAGATGATGATTCTGAAACAACTGCGCCTTCTGGTGATGCAAAGAGTGGTGATCTAGCTCGTCAATACCTAAAAGCACTAGGCGGTCATGAGAACCTTACATCAATCGATGCATGTATCACTCGTCTACGTCTAACGCTTAAAGACCGCTCTGTTGCTGACGAAGCAGTACTTAAGAAACTGGGTGCTAAAGGTGTGGTTAAGCTTGGCGAAAACAACCTACAAGTTATCCTTGGTCCTCTAGCTGAAATCGTTGCTGGTGAAATGAAAGCAATTGGTGTCAACGAAGACCTATCAGAAGTGAAACTGCCTTAA
- the nagA gene encoding N-acetylglucosamine-6-phosphate deacetylase, with protein MYALTNCKIYTGSDVLSEHALIIENDLITSIVPAADLPSGIEVKDLAGANVSPGFIDLQLNGCGGVMLNDEITAETMQIMHEANLKSGCTSFLPTLITSSDADMRAAITAAREYHAKYKNQSLGLHLEGPYLNVMKKGIHSVDYIRPSDTSMVDFICENADVVAKVTLAPELNDPEHIEKLRNAGIVVSIGHTNATYAEARKGFEAGITFATHLFNAMTPMVGREPGVVGAIYDTPDVYAGIIADGFHVDYANIRIAHKIKGEKLVLVTDATAPAGANMDYFIFVGKKVYYRDGKCVDENGTLGGSALTMIEAVENTVEHVGIALDEALRMATLYPAKAIGVDGYLGRIKKGYIANLTIFDRDFNVKATVVNGQYEQN; from the coding sequence ATGTACGCGCTAACTAACTGTAAAATTTATACAGGAAGTGATGTTCTTTCTGAACACGCTCTCATCATCGAAAATGATTTGATCACATCGATTGTACCTGCAGCGGATCTACCTTCAGGAATCGAAGTAAAAGATCTTGCAGGCGCTAACGTTAGCCCTGGTTTTATCGACCTACAGTTGAATGGCTGTGGTGGCGTGATGCTGAACGACGAAATCACTGCAGAAACGATGCAAATTATGCATGAAGCCAACTTGAAATCAGGCTGTACAAGCTTTCTGCCAACTCTGATCACTTCTTCTGATGCCGATATGCGTGCCGCAATCACGGCAGCACGCGAGTACCATGCTAAGTACAAAAACCAATCACTTGGCTTGCATCTCGAAGGTCCCTATCTCAACGTGATGAAAAAAGGCATTCACAGTGTCGACTATATCCGTCCTTCTGACACCAGCATGGTTGACTTTATCTGCGAAAACGCGGACGTCGTAGCCAAAGTGACACTGGCTCCAGAGTTGAACGATCCTGAACATATTGAAAAGCTGCGTAATGCGGGCATCGTTGTGTCTATCGGCCACACGAACGCGACTTACGCAGAGGCAAGAAAAGGCTTTGAAGCGGGCATCACCTTTGCCACTCACCTTTTCAATGCGATGACACCAATGGTTGGTCGCGAGCCAGGTGTCGTGGGTGCAATTTATGACACTCCTGATGTTTATGCTGGGATCATTGCTGATGGTTTCCATGTTGATTATGCAAACATCAGAATTGCGCACAAGATCAAAGGCGAGAAGCTAGTATTAGTGACCGATGCCACAGCTCCTGCAGGCGCTAACATGGATTACTTTATTTTTGTTGGTAAGAAAGTATATTACCGTGATGGCAAATGTGTTGATGAGAATGGCACATTGGGCGGTTCAGCGTTGACGATGATCGAAGCGGTCGAAAATACGGTTGAACATGTCGGAATCGCTTTAGACGAAGCTCTGCGTATGGCAACACTCTACCCTGCTAAAGCAATTGGTGTGGATGGTTACCTAGGCCGAATTAAGAAAGGTTACATCGCTAACCTGACCATTTTCGATCGAGACTTCAATGTTAAAGCGACGGTTGTTAACGGACAATACGAGCAAAATTAA
- the nagC gene encoding DNA-binding transcriptional regulator NagC: MNGGQIGNVDLVKQLNSAAVYRLIDQQGPISRIQVADVSQLAPASVTKITRQLLERGLIKEVAQQASTGGRRAISLTTEVKPFHSVAVRLGRDYVQFCLYDLGGTALAQDQHDFRYTNQSDLQQGLTALLKDFISRSQDKIDQLIAIGITLPGLVNPTTGVVEYMPNTDIDKLALGEIIREKFGIECFVGNDVRGMALAEHYFGASQDCQDSILVSVHRGTGAGIIVNGQVFLGFNRNVGEIGHIQIDPLGEQCQCGNFGCLETVAANPAIIQRVKKLIAQGYESSLAKLDHITIQDVCNHALEGDELAQQSLVRVGNQLGKAIAITINLFNPQKIVIAGDITAAKDIVFPAIQRNVENQSLKTFHNQLPIVASQIDKQPTMGAFAMIKRAMLNGVLLQKLLGE; this comes from the coding sequence ATGAATGGCGGACAGATAGGCAACGTAGACTTAGTAAAGCAACTGAACAGCGCAGCTGTATACAGATTGATTGATCAACAAGGACCTATCTCCCGCATACAAGTGGCAGATGTCAGTCAACTGGCACCTGCCAGTGTCACAAAAATCACCCGCCAGCTCCTTGAACGGGGATTGATCAAAGAGGTTGCACAACAAGCTTCCACAGGCGGTCGCCGTGCAATCTCGTTAACAACAGAGGTCAAACCCTTCCACTCTGTTGCTGTGCGTCTTGGTCGCGACTACGTGCAATTTTGCCTCTACGATTTAGGTGGAACGGCGTTAGCACAAGATCAGCACGATTTTCGTTACACCAACCAATCCGATCTGCAGCAAGGTCTGACTGCTTTGCTGAAAGACTTTATTAGTCGCAGCCAAGATAAAATTGATCAACTTATCGCTATCGGCATTACGCTCCCAGGCCTTGTTAACCCGACAACTGGTGTGGTCGAGTACATGCCTAACACGGATATCGATAAACTCGCTTTAGGCGAAATCATTCGTGAAAAATTTGGTATTGAATGTTTCGTTGGTAACGACGTGCGTGGCATGGCGTTAGCTGAACACTATTTTGGAGCAAGTCAAGATTGCCAAGACTCGATTCTCGTCAGTGTTCACCGCGGTACCGGTGCCGGCATCATCGTCAATGGTCAAGTATTCCTTGGCTTCAACCGCAACGTTGGTGAGATTGGCCACATTCAAATCGATCCTCTTGGTGAACAATGCCAATGTGGTAATTTCGGCTGCCTTGAGACCGTAGCAGCAAACCCAGCAATTATTCAGCGCGTGAAAAAACTGATCGCGCAAGGTTATGAGTCATCACTTGCAAAACTGGACCACATTACCATCCAGGACGTCTGTAACCACGCTCTAGAAGGCGATGAACTGGCGCAACAAAGCTTAGTTCGAGTGGGCAACCAGTTAGGCAAAGCGATTGCGATCACCATTAACTTGTTTAACCCGCAAAAAATTGTCATCGCTGGCGATATTACTGCAGCAAAAGACATTGTTTTCCCTGCGATTCAACGTAATGTGGAAAACCAATCACTAAAAACCTTCCATAATCAACTGCCTATTGTCGCATCGCAGATCGATAAACAGCCAACGATGGGCGCGTTTGCCATGATTAAACGCGCTATGCTCAATGGTGTTTTGTTACAAAAGTTGTTGGGTGAATAA
- a CDS encoding cation:proton antiporter family protein, with protein sequence MEIILITTAFVAGFLALKCNLPPLVGFLLAGFALHAFGFESNLTITTLADLGVTLLLFTIGLKLEIKTLLSKEIWAGATAHNLLSTLLFTAAFVGLKFLGISSLSEMETGHLVLLAFALSFSSTVFAVKSLQEKGEMNATYGTLAIGILIMQDIFAVVFLTASTGKLPHWYAIALFALPLLRPLFYKILDWVGHGEMLVLFGIFFALVAGAGLFELVGMKPDLGALVLGMLLAGHRKSSELAKSLFNMKELFLVCFFLNIGLSASLSLTGVSLALLILLLLPLKGLLYFLTINHFKFRVRTSLLASLTLFNYSEFGLIVGGLAYKMGWMPSDILVALAVAVSLSFILAAPLSKMGHQIYQHSGKWLQETAAEKLNQRDQLINPGNAQVLILGMGRIGTGAYDELRARYGKISLGVEVREEAAQHHREEGRNVIAGDATDPDFWERILDTANVKLVLLAMPHHQGNQTALEQLKRRNYQGQIAAIAEYTDQLEMLTNNGVHAAFNIYNEAGSGFARHVCEQLRPQFAPPSN encoded by the coding sequence ATGGAAATAATTTTGATAACCACCGCTTTTGTGGCGGGCTTTTTAGCACTAAAGTGCAACTTACCTCCACTTGTCGGTTTTCTGCTTGCGGGTTTTGCGCTGCATGCATTTGGTTTTGAAAGTAATCTAACGATCACCACACTCGCCGATCTTGGGGTGACACTACTGCTCTTTACCATTGGTTTAAAACTGGAAATCAAAACCCTACTCTCTAAAGAGATATGGGCAGGAGCGACCGCTCATAACCTTCTGTCGACATTACTGTTTACCGCAGCGTTTGTTGGACTAAAATTTCTCGGGATTTCTTCTCTGTCAGAGATGGAAACTGGCCACCTAGTCTTGCTTGCCTTCGCACTCTCCTTCTCCAGTACCGTTTTTGCCGTAAAATCATTACAAGAAAAAGGCGAAATGAACGCCACTTACGGCACGTTAGCGATTGGTATTTTGATCATGCAAGATATCTTCGCCGTGGTATTCCTCACCGCCTCAACCGGGAAATTGCCCCATTGGTACGCCATTGCTCTATTCGCCTTGCCCTTGTTACGCCCTCTTTTCTACAAGATTCTTGACTGGGTTGGTCACGGGGAAATGCTGGTTCTGTTTGGTATATTCTTCGCACTTGTCGCAGGGGCAGGGTTATTTGAACTTGTCGGTATGAAACCAGACCTTGGCGCGCTCGTGCTAGGTATGTTATTAGCTGGTCACCGCAAATCCTCGGAGCTCGCCAAATCCCTATTTAACATGAAGGAGCTTTTCCTCGTCTGCTTCTTCCTCAATATCGGTTTATCGGCCTCGCTCAGTTTAACTGGCGTCTCTTTGGCACTACTCATCCTGCTCTTACTGCCACTGAAAGGCCTTCTTTACTTCCTAACCATCAATCACTTTAAGTTTCGTGTGCGCACGTCCTTGCTCGCATCATTGACACTGTTTAACTACAGTGAGTTTGGCCTTATTGTTGGCGGCTTAGCTTATAAAATGGGATGGATGCCGAGTGATATTTTGGTCGCCCTTGCTGTTGCGGTCTCACTTTCTTTTATTCTTGCGGCGCCATTGAGCAAGATGGGCCACCAAATCTATCAACACTCAGGAAAGTGGCTGCAAGAAACCGCCGCAGAAAAGCTCAATCAGCGTGATCAGTTGATCAACCCAGGCAACGCGCAAGTCTTGATCCTGGGTATGGGCCGTATCGGAACAGGGGCTTATGATGAACTGCGCGCTCGTTACGGCAAAATCAGCTTAGGCGTAGAAGTGAGAGAAGAAGCTGCGCAGCATCATCGAGAAGAAGGTAGAAACGTTATTGCAGGAGATGCCACTGACCCTGACTTTTGGGAGCGCATTCTTGATACCGCGAATGTGAAGCTGGTTTTACTAGCCATGCCTCACCACCAAGGTAATCAAACCGCGCTTGAGCAGCTCAAACGTCGCAACTACCAAGGACAAATTGCCGCGATTGCCGAATACACTGACCAATTAGAGATGCTCACTAACAATGGCGTACACGCTGCCTTTAATATTTATAACGAAGCGGGCAGCGGCTTTGCGCGCCATGTGTGTGAACAACTTCGACCTCAGTTTGCTCCCCCCTCAAATTAA